The genomic region CAATCCCACTCCTCAAAAACATTCATATTTCTGAATCAACATTCAAGCAGCTCTCCAAACCATTACAACAAAAAATCATCGATATCGGTACCGCAGAAGACTACGCGAGCGCCGATCTTTTGTATCGCACACTTAGTCCAAATATCTTGGGCCTTGACCATGCAGACTATCTAAATGGTATCTTTACACCAGAAGCAGAAGCTTGGCCAACAACGGCTCAACAACAAGTTGTTGGTAATTATTGGATGCGCAGAGGGATTAGCGATATTTTTGTTCCTTTTGGTAAAATTTTCAGACAAACATAGCGATTACAAATTAATTTTATGTACCGATACAGTCGAAAACAATTCACTATCGTGCGTAACAACAATCACACACGAGTTATATTTTTGCCGAACTTGGACAAATAAATCGCGTACAAGTTCGGCATTTTTTTTATCCAAACTTCCCGTTGGCTCGTCTGCCAAAATAACTTGTGGGTTATTTACCAACGCTCGGGCCAGCGCCACCCGCTGACGCTCGCCTCCCGACAAATAACGTGGATACGAATTTTTCTTGTGCTCAAGCCCAACAAACCCAAGAAGTTCTGACACTTTTTTATCAATTTCCACCTGAGTTCTTCCCAGCACTTGCGCAGGAAGTGCAATATTTTCTGCAACGGTAAGCTCGGGAACCAAGTAATGAAATTGAAACAACATCCCAACCACACTCTGCCGATACCTCAAAAAGTCATCCTGAGACCAACTGGTAATTTCCCGATTATCAAAAAACAGTTTTCCCGCCGACGGCTTTTCTAGACCCGCTAAAATATGCAAAAAAGTTGTTTTTCCTGCCCCCGAAGGACCAGACACAACATACAACTTTCCCCGCTCAAATACCTGCGACTGAGGACGCAAAATCAACAGCTCACCAGCTTCACTCAAAACCTTTTTTTCAATCTGCTCACATCGCAAAACAGTCAACTGGTCGCCCTGCACACCCAATACCCCTCAAAAAATCAAAAATACAAGAGTCAAGGTATTATAAAATTTATACCAACACCAACAGATTGGCCGATTCAATGCCGCTTTTTTTGAAAACTATCTTGTCATGCTTCAAACCGCTTACCTAGACTATCATATAGGCATACGGCTGGTAATCTGGCAAGGATGCCATGCTCTGTGTTTCATACATAACGGGGGGGTTATGAAGGAACTGCAAACAGCGCCAGAGACATCTAAAAGCTCTGACGCACTGTCACTTATTCCAACAGTAGACATCGTGGTATTCCCACAGATGGTTGTTCCATTGCTTGTCATGGACCAACGCATCATCGATGGCGTTAACAAAGCTCTCGAGGGATCAAAAGAAATTTTACTGGTGGCGGTACGTGGCTCTAGCGATAATACACAAAAAGCCGTAGAGGCTGAAGATTTATACGAAGTCGGCACGATCGGAAAAATCATGCGCGTTATGAACATTCCAGAAGGTGGAATGAAGATTTTAGCGCAAGGACTCCGCCGTGTATCTATTCAAAATGTACATTCAGATGAAACAAGCATTTCTGCTGAAGTTTCTGAATATCCATTCGACTCTCAGATCAATAATCCGCAAGTCGAAAAAAAAGTGCGCGAAATTATCGCACTGTGTGAACGAATGTCATCTTTGGGCGGCTCTTTTAATCAGGATTTTCATGTAATATTTTCTCAAATTGACGACCTTGAACGATCGGTAGACTTTCTACTTTCACATCTGACGCTTTCAGTTATTCAATCTCAGGCATTACTCGAAAAAAAACTAATGATTGAATTACTCGATGAACTATTCGTCTACCTGGAAACAGAAGCCGAAACAGCTCGCATGCAAGAACGCATCAAACACAACGCCCGCGATGCCATCAACAAATCGCAACGTGAATATTACCTACGAGAACAACTGCGTGCAATTCAAAAAGAGCTGGGCGATGACGTTGACAATGAAATGGACGATCTTAAGAAAAAATTAGAAAATCCTGCACTTTCTGAAGAAGCATCAAACGAAGCAAAAAGACAACTACGAAGACTTGAACGCACATCTCCAGATTCCCTGGAAGCTACAGTTATTCGTAACCATCTTGAATGGCTTTTGGGTCTTCCCTGGGGTAAAACAACCACAGATAACCTAAACATCACATATGCAAAAAGTATTTTAGATCGCGATCATTATGGGCTAGAAAAAATTAAAGATCGAATTCTTGACTATCTTTCCGTAAAAAGCTTTCAAACTTCAGATCACTCTCCGATTTTATGTTTTTCAGGGCCTCCCGGGGTTGGAAAAACATCGCTTGGAAAATCGATTGCTGAATGTCTTGGAAGAGAATTTTTCAGAATTTCTGTTGGTGGTTTGCATGACGAATCTGAACTCAAAGGGCATCGACGAACCTATGTTGGGGCACTTCCAGGTAGATTTATCCAGGCTATTTCAAAAACAGGAAGCATGAATCCTGTGATTGTGATTGATGAAATAGACAAAATCGGACAATCAGGCAAAGGCGATCCTTCTGCTGCATTGCTTGAAATTCTCGACCCTGAACAAAATAACAATTTTTATGACAATTATCTTGGAACTCATTTTGATCTTTCAAAGGTAATGTTCATCGCAACATCAAACGATCTGCACAACATCCCAGCTCCGCTGCGAGATCGTATGGAAGTTATTGAACTTTCAGGCTACACCGTCGAAGAAAAAGTAAAAATCGCAAAACAACATCTTGCACCACGAGCAATTAACTTTTCCGGGCTCAAAGAAAAAGGGCTTGATTTTGATGACTCTGTTTTAAGAGAACTTATTATTTCATACACCAGAGAATCTGGTGTTCGAACGCTCAATCGATACATTCAAACGCTGTGTTCAAAATTTGCACGTGCATTACTCGAGACCGATACCAAAACAATCTTTACCAAAGAAAATCTTGCAGAGTTTTTAGGACCCCGAAAAATTTCATTGGATAAAAATATCACAAAAAATCGAATCGGCGTTACAAACGGTCTTGCATGGACACCATTTGGTGGAGAAATCTTACAAGTCGAAGCTGTCATGATGCCTGGACAAGGAAAACTTACACTCACAGGACAACTTGGAGATGTGATGAGAGAATCAGCTCAAGCTGCAGTAAGTTACATTCGTTCAAAAGCAGATGCTCTTGGGATTAAACAAAATTTGTTTAACGAAACCGATCTTCATATCCACTTTCCTGCTGGTGCTATTCCAAAAGACGGTCCATCTGCCGGCATCACGCTCGTTTCTTCGATTTTATCGGTTATGACGCAACGTCCAATTAATGGAAACTTTGCAATGACCGGAGAAGTTGATTTGCATGGTGGAGTTCTTCCTATCGGCGGACTTAAAGAAAAAATATTAGCCGCAAAACAACATGGCGTTACAAATATCATTGTACCAAAAGAAAATAAGCACGATGTTGACGGGCTTGATGACATTCTTCAAGGCCTTACACTTCATTTCGTTTCTCACGTAGATGAAGTTGTCTCTCGTGTTCTTATGGACAAGGAACCATTGAGGGCTTAACACAATTAAATAACTGCGCATATACTACCTATGCGCAGTTATTTTTTTTATGTTAGCTCGCTGTGAATAAAAAAACTAAATTATTTACGCTTATCTTTTTTTTATTACTCCCAAAAACAGTCAATTCTTATTGGGCTTTTATTACAACACCATTCAGGCTCGCAAGGTTTGTTTTTAGCAGCACTCTCAGTGGTGGTGCTAATATTTATTTTCTTGGACAGATCATTAATTTTGCCTACCAAAAATTTAATTCTTCCTCACCTTTTTATAGATTGGAACAAAAAATTTCTTTAAGCAAAATGCCCTCTTCCCTAAAAAGCGAACTCTATGAAGAAATCAAATATGCCCAACTCTCACATTCAGAAGAAAGAGCAGGAGGAACACATGCTTTTATTAACCAGGTGCTTCATTTTCCATGGAGAAAAAAAAAAGAACCAGAAGCAGATTTAAAAAAAATTTACCAAAGAA from Candidatus Dependentiae bacterium harbors:
- the lon gene encoding endopeptidase La — its product is MLQTAYLDYHIGIRLVIWQGCHALCFIHNGGVMKELQTAPETSKSSDALSLIPTVDIVVFPQMVVPLLVMDQRIIDGVNKALEGSKEILLVAVRGSSDNTQKAVEAEDLYEVGTIGKIMRVMNIPEGGMKILAQGLRRVSIQNVHSDETSISAEVSEYPFDSQINNPQVEKKVREIIALCERMSSLGGSFNQDFHVIFSQIDDLERSVDFLLSHLTLSVIQSQALLEKKLMIELLDELFVYLETEAETARMQERIKHNARDAINKSQREYYLREQLRAIQKELGDDVDNEMDDLKKKLENPALSEEASNEAKRQLRRLERTSPDSLEATVIRNHLEWLLGLPWGKTTTDNLNITYAKSILDRDHYGLEKIKDRILDYLSVKSFQTSDHSPILCFSGPPGVGKTSLGKSIAECLGREFFRISVGGLHDESELKGHRRTYVGALPGRFIQAISKTGSMNPVIVIDEIDKIGQSGKGDPSAALLEILDPEQNNNFYDNYLGTHFDLSKVMFIATSNDLHNIPAPLRDRMEVIELSGYTVEEKVKIAKQHLAPRAINFSGLKEKGLDFDDSVLRELIISYTRESGVRTLNRYIQTLCSKFARALLETDTKTIFTKENLAEFLGPRKISLDKNITKNRIGVTNGLAWTPFGGEILQVEAVMMPGQGKLTLTGQLGDVMRESAQAAVSYIRSKADALGIKQNLFNETDLHIHFPAGAIPKDGPSAGITLVSSILSVMTQRPINGNFAMTGEVDLHGGVLPIGGLKEKILAAKQHGVTNIIVPKENKHDVDGLDDILQGLTLHFVSHVDEVVSRVLMDKEPLRA
- a CDS encoding ABC transporter ATP-binding protein, translating into MGVQGDQLTVLRCEQIEKKVLSEAGELLILRPQSQVFERGKLYVVSGPSGAGKTTFLHILAGLEKPSAGKLFFDNREITSWSQDDFLRYRQSVVGMLFQFHYLVPELTVAENIALPAQVLGRTQVEIDKKVSELLGFVGLEHKKNSYPRYLSGGERQRVALARALVNNPQVILADEPTGSLDKKNAELVRDLFVQVRQKYNSCVIVVTHDSELFSTVSVHKINL